The sequence below is a genomic window from Streptomyces sp. NBC_00289.
CCGATGCCGGGGCAGGAGGGCCAGTCGCAGTGGTGCCTGTACTTCGCGTCCTCCGACGCCGCCGCCACCGCCGCCAGGATCCGTGAGAAGGGCGGCGAGGTGCTGATGGAGCCGATGCAGGTCGGCGACTTCGGCACGATGTGCCTGGCACGCGACCCGAGCGGCGTCGTGTTCGGCGTGTGGCAGGCCGGCGTCCACGAGGGCTTCGAGGCGCCGCCCGAGCAGCCCGGGGCGTTCTGCTGGGCCGAGGTCTTCACCCGGGAGCCCGAGAAGTCGGACGCGTTCTTCCCGGCGGTCTTCGGTTACACGGCGAAACAGATGGACGACGCGGGGGTCGACTTCCGCATGTACAACCTCGGCGACGACACCGTTCTCGGCCGGATGAGGATGACCGAGGACTTCCCGCCCGAGGTGCCGCCCTACATCAACGTCTACTTCACGGTCGACGACTGCGACGAGGCCGTCGCCCGGGCCACCAAGCTCGGTGGTGTGCTGCGCTTCGGGCCCATGGACACCCCGTTCGGGCGCTTCGCCGCCATCAGCGACCCGCAGGGCGCCGCGTTCTCGGTCATCGACGTCACGACGACCGCGGGCGAGCTGCCGAAGACGACCGACGTCTCCTGACGACGCCCCTCGCGCTCAGCGGCCCAGCCCGACCGTGGCATGATCGGGGCCATGCGTGAACGTGTGGTGGCCGCGTGCGACGGGGCTTCGAAGGGAAACCCGGGACCGGCGGGCTGGGCCTGGGTCGTCGCGGACGAGACGGAGACACCGGCCCGCTGGGAGGCGGGGCCGCTCGGCAAGGCCACCAACAACGTCGCCGAACTCACCGCGTTGGAGCGCCTGTTGGCGGCCACCGAAGCCGACGTACCGCTCGAGATCCGGATGGACTCGCAGTACGCCATGAAGGCCGTCACCACCTGGCTGCCCGGCTGGAAGCGCAACGGCTGGAAGACGTCAGCCGGCAAGCCGGTCGCCAACCAGGAGCTGGTCGTCCGCATCGACGAGCTGCTCGACGGCCGCTCCGTCGAGTTCCGCTACGTGCCGGCCCACCAGGTCGACGGCGACCCGCTCAACGACTTCGCCGACCGGGCCGCCAGCCTGGCGGCGATCGTCCAGGAGCCCGCGGGCAGCGCCCTCGGCTCGCCGGAACCGCCGCCGGCACCGGACACCCCGCCGTCCGCCGCTCCGCGCCGCAGGTCCGGCGGGAGCAAGGCGTCGGGCGGGGCGAAGGCGTCCGGCGGCGCCGCACGGACGATCAAAGCGAAGTTCCCCGGCCGCTGCGTCTGCGGACGCTCCTACGCGGCCGGGGAACCCATCACCAAGAACGCTCAGGGCTGGGGCCACCCGGAATGCCGTACGGAGGCGTCCGGGTAGCGCGCCCACGGGGCGGTCAGACGACCGCGCCGCGCCAGCCGCCGGTCTCCC
It includes:
- a CDS encoding VOC family protein — its product is MAVRPEGTPCWADAMFSDVEGAKSFYGGVLGWTFGESSSEYGNYTQAYVDGKAVAAVVPPMPGQEGQSQWCLYFASSDAAATAARIREKGGEVLMEPMQVGDFGTMCLARDPSGVVFGVWQAGVHEGFEAPPEQPGAFCWAEVFTREPEKSDAFFPAVFGYTAKQMDDAGVDFRMYNLGDDTVLGRMRMTEDFPPEVPPYINVYFTVDDCDEAVARATKLGGVLRFGPMDTPFGRFAAISDPQGAAFSVIDVTTTAGELPKTTDVS
- a CDS encoding ribonuclease H yields the protein MIGAMRERVVAACDGASKGNPGPAGWAWVVADETETPARWEAGPLGKATNNVAELTALERLLAATEADVPLEIRMDSQYAMKAVTTWLPGWKRNGWKTSAGKPVANQELVVRIDELLDGRSVEFRYVPAHQVDGDPLNDFADRAASLAAIVQEPAGSALGSPEPPPAPDTPPSAAPRRRSGGSKASGGAKASGGAARTIKAKFPGRCVCGRSYAAGEPITKNAQGWGHPECRTEASG